In the genome of Benincasa hispida cultivar B227 unplaced genomic scaffold, ASM972705v1 Contig596, whole genome shotgun sequence, one region contains:
- the LOC120069806 gene encoding ribosomal RNA small subunit methyltransferase E isoform X1 — translation MFHSCSSSQMRAIGAFRPRLTELLNRLSFRSFRVRALSSSSLASSNQSRGGLPRFFSQVLPSYKGDVIRLEGDEVWHMTKVLRLKTDDRVELFNGNGGLVEGSIKNIRVNGLDILAMEDPKSVLPQSTQWHVFAACGTLKGGRADWLVEKCTELGASSLTPLLTERCPTISDNRVHRFERITLAATKQCQRLHQMDLNSPLKIDGLLHLINETKLSFVAVAEATPLVSALASTEIESGGLLVIGPEGDFTEKEVNMMKEAGAIAVGLGPYRLRVETATVAILSTLMLWSDSKSSSC, via the exons ATGTTCCATAGTTGTTCTTCTTCGCAAATGCGAGCTATAGGAGCATTTCGACCTCGATTGACGGAGTTATTGAACCGCTTGTCTTTCAGAAGCTTCAGAGTTAGAGCTCTCTCGTCTTCATCTCTGGCCTCCTCGAATCAATCCCGCGGTGGCCTTCCTCGCTTCTTCTCCCAAGTTCTCCCTTCTTATAAG GGTGATGTTATTCGTCTAGAAGGCGATGAAGTCTGGCATATGACTAAAGTCTTAAGGTTGAAGACTGATGATAG GGTGGAGCTGTTCAATGGAAATGGAGGTTTAGTAGAAGGGAGCATAAAGAACATTCGTGTCAATGGACTTGACATTCTGGCTATGGAAGATCCAAAATCTGTTTTACCTCAAAGCACGCAATGGCATGTATTTGCAGCCTGCG GTACTCTAAAGGGTGGTCGTGCTGACTGGCTTGTTGAGAAATGTACG GAACTGGGTGCCAGCAGTTTAACTCCTCTGCTAACAGAACGTTGCCCTACCATTTCTGATAACCGGGTACACAGATTTGAACGTATCACATTGGCAGCAACTAAACAAT GTCAAAGACTTCACCAAATGGATCTGAATTCTCCATTGAAAATTGATGGCCTTTTGCACCTT ATTAATGAAACGAAGCTATCTTTTGTAGCAGTTGCAGAAGCGACACCGCTTGTAAGTGCATTAGCTTCAACAGAAATAGAGTCTGGTGGGCTTCTGGTTATCGGACCTGAAGGAG acTTCACTGAGAAAGAGGTGAACATGATGAAAGAAGCTGGAGCAATTGCAGTTGGTCTTGGCCCTTATCGACTTCGTGTTGAAACTGCGACAGTTGCAATCTTATCAACCCTCATGTTATGGTCCGACTCAAAAAGTTCCAGCTGTTAA
- the LOC120069806 gene encoding ribosomal RNA small subunit methyltransferase E isoform X2: MFHSCSSSQMRAIGAFRPRLTELLNRLSFRSFRVRALSSSSLASSNQSRGGLPRFFSQVLPSYKGDVIRLEGDEVWHMTKVLRLKTDDRVELFNGNGGLVEGSIKNIRVNGLDILAMEDPKSVLPQSTQWHVFAACGTLKGGRADWLVEKCTELGASSLTPLLTERCPTISDNRVHRFERITLAATKQCQRLHQMDLNSPLKIDGLLHLINETKLSFVAVAEATPLVSALASTEIESGGLLVIGPEGGCGEYICHQD; the protein is encoded by the exons ATGTTCCATAGTTGTTCTTCTTCGCAAATGCGAGCTATAGGAGCATTTCGACCTCGATTGACGGAGTTATTGAACCGCTTGTCTTTCAGAAGCTTCAGAGTTAGAGCTCTCTCGTCTTCATCTCTGGCCTCCTCGAATCAATCCCGCGGTGGCCTTCCTCGCTTCTTCTCCCAAGTTCTCCCTTCTTATAAG GGTGATGTTATTCGTCTAGAAGGCGATGAAGTCTGGCATATGACTAAAGTCTTAAGGTTGAAGACTGATGATAG GGTGGAGCTGTTCAATGGAAATGGAGGTTTAGTAGAAGGGAGCATAAAGAACATTCGTGTCAATGGACTTGACATTCTGGCTATGGAAGATCCAAAATCTGTTTTACCTCAAAGCACGCAATGGCATGTATTTGCAGCCTGCG GTACTCTAAAGGGTGGTCGTGCTGACTGGCTTGTTGAGAAATGTACG GAACTGGGTGCCAGCAGTTTAACTCCTCTGCTAACAGAACGTTGCCCTACCATTTCTGATAACCGGGTACACAGATTTGAACGTATCACATTGGCAGCAACTAAACAAT GTCAAAGACTTCACCAAATGGATCTGAATTCTCCATTGAAAATTGATGGCCTTTTGCACCTT ATTAATGAAACGAAGCTATCTTTTGTAGCAGTTGCAGAAGCGACACCGCTTGTAAGTGCATTAGCTTCAACAGAAATAGAGTCTGGTGGGCTTCTGGTTATCGGACCTGAAGGAG GTTGTGGTGAATATATTTGTCATCAAGACTAA
- the LOC120069805 gene encoding magnesium transporter MRS2-3 codes for MRGQPSHPLKSGLAGPDEDNEPVRSYLPGMNVPLGAGIRKKGTGVRPWLLLDSTGGAQVVEAGKHAIMRRTGLPARDLRILDPLLSYPSTILGREKAIVINLEHIKAIITAQDVFVLNARDPSVTPFVEELQRRVLRHHQATKASQEGVGDDSNWRNLYDLEEPRSRPQSPPNSYQGFPQTEEEGKENMKQGLENREGLKVLPFEFVALEACLEAACSCLESEADTLELEAHPALDKLTSKISTLNLERVRQIKSRLVAITGRVQKVRDELEHLLDDDEDMAEMYLTEKMVQQQLENSSTSSIPERDEMEDDDQQLGKDDSIPAEISLDSGGIAANYEGNMGASQDHLFGASNVGRDSHGTRTSTTHSISKHLDVEELEMLLEAYFVQIDGTLNKLSTLREYVDDTEDYINIMLDDKQNHLLQMGVMLTTATLVVSAFVVVAGIFGMNIHIELFEPEKAGMPEFLWTVGGGATGTIFLYVIAIAWCKHKRLLE; via the exons ATGCGTGGACAACCTTCTCACCCACTGAAGTCGGGTCTCGCCGGACCCGATGAGGATAACGAACCAGTTCGCTCGTACCTCCCTGGAATGAACGTTCCGTTAGGCGCCGGAATTCGGAAGAAGGGAACCGGAGTCCGGCCATGGCTACTCCTGGACTCCACCGGCGGAGCTCAGGTGGTTGAGGCCGGAAAACATGCGATTATGCGGCGGACCGGCCTGCCGGCGCGGGACCTTCGGATTCTCGATCCATTGCTCTCGTATCCATCTACGATTCTTGGTCGTGAGAAAGCGATTGTGATCAATTTGGAGCATATCAAAGCAATTATCACTGCTCAAGATGTGTTCGTGTTGAATGCTAGGGATCCGTCTGTAACCCCCTTTGTAGAGGAGCTTCAGAGGCGGGTATTGCGGCACCATCAAGCCACTAAGGCCTCTCAG GAGGGTGTTGGTGATGATTCTAATTGGAGAAATCTGTATGACCTGGAGGAGCCTCGATCAAGGCCTCAGAGTCCTCCTAATTCATACCAAGGATTTCCACAGACTGAAGAGGAGGGGAAGGAAAACATGAAACAAGGTCTTGAGAATCGGGAGGGATTGAAAGTTCTTCCTTTTGAGTTTGTTGCTTTGGAGGCATGCCTTGAAGCTGCTTGCAGTTGCTTAGAAAGTGAA GCAGATACTTTGGAGCTAGAAGCTCACCCAGCTTTGGATAAGCTGACTTCTAAGATTAGTACTCTCAATTTGGAACGGGTGCGTCAGATCAAAAGTCGATTAGTTGCAATAACTGGACGAGTTCAAAAG GTGCGGGACGAATTAGAACACTTGCTAGATGATGATGAGGATATGGCTGAGATGTACTTAACAGAGAAGATGGTTCAGCAACAACTTGAGAACTCTTCCACTTCTTCAATTCCTGAGAGAGATGAAATGGAAGATGACGATCAGCAATTAGGCAAAGATGACAG TATTCCTGCTGAAATATCATTGGACAGTGGTGGAATCGCAGCTAATTATGAAGGCAATATGGGTGCTTCCCAGGATCATTTGTTTGGTGCATCAAATGTGGGCAGGGACAGCCATGGGACCCGGACAAGTACTACCCATAGCATAAGCAAACACCTCGATGTGGAGGAACTCGAGATGCTGTTGGAGGCATATTTTGTGCAAATTGATGGTACACTGAACAAACTTTCCACG CTGAGGGAGTATGTAGATGACACAGAAGATTACATCAACATAATGCTGGATGACAAACAGAACCATCTTCTACAAATGGGAGTAATGTTGACAACGGCAACCCTCGTTGTGAGCGCTTTCGTTGTGGTGGCAGGTATCTTCGGGATGAATATCCATATTGAACTGTTTGAACCCGAAAAAGCAGGCATGCCAGAGTTCCTGTGGACCGTTGGTGGTGGCGCTACAGGAACCATCTTCTTGTATGTCATTGCCATTGCCTGGTGCAAGCACAAACGATTGCTCGAGTAG